The Anderseniella sp. Alg231-50 genome segment AACTGCAAAGTTTTCGTTACCAGCGCGGGCTACATGCATTTTGATGGTCACCGGCACTGATAGCCCATAATGAAACCATTGAAATCCGCAGAATTTGAATTCTTTCCAGAAGCGTTCGGCTCGCCCCGGGTGCCCGCAAATCTCTGTGCTGGCACCCGGTGGTGTATTCGCTGAGGCTCACGCCACGCCGTGATCAACTGACTGATCGGGGTGGGTATCGGCCCAGTCCGCCAGAAACTCTGCCATGCTGTCTTCGCCGGCCAGCTCTATTGCCCGGCGCGGCAGTGGTACGCCGTTTTGCAGGGCCAGGCGGGCACACGCGACATGATCCCGGTTTACTGCTTGCGGAGCGTTTTCCGATCCGTGGATAACGGTGGACAGCAAGGTACCGCCATAGCCGTTGACATGATTGAGGTCCGGTTTCATGTCCAGAAAAAAGCTCATCACTTCCGGTAGCCCCGCCCAGCCGGCAAGTTGTACCGGCGTCATATCCATGTCGTCGGCTTCGTCAAACGCAAGCCCACCGGCAACCAGCCGCTTGATACGCGGCAAGGTGCCGGGAAGATGGATGAGGTTGTGCAGCATGTGGCGGCATTCCTTAGGCAGGCTGGCGGGGTCCACGGACACACCGGCGGCGCGGCCCTCAGAAATCGCGATCAGCGGCTGCAAACTTTCGGGAAGCTCGGTTGATCCACCGGCATCCTTGATGGCCTGCGCCACGTCCGCATTCTGGAACACCAGCGCCAGCGCATGGGCGGTCATGCCGTCATAAAGCAGGTCCGGGTCGGCACCTGCCTCCAGCAACAGGTTCGCCATCTTCGCATCGCACATGCGCCGGGCTGCCTGGTGCAGTGCGCTTATCACCATCGGCGCCTCGCCGGACGGATGCGGACTGACACCTTCATTGGGGTCGGCGCCTGCCTTCACGAGCAGATCCACCGCCTCATGATCATTGAAGTCCAGGGCGCGCAAGAGTGCATTGGTGCCGGCCGGGTCCGCGCCATGACGCAGCAGAAGACGCAACCCGTCGCGATGGCCAAGCTCGGTGGCATGATAAAGGCTTTCATTGTCGTTGGGGTTTGCACCATGTTCGAGCAACCACGCGGCAAGCCGCATATTGTCGGCATGGCCCAGCGCGCCGTACAGCGCAGACAGCAGGTGATCCGAACCAGGTTCGAAAGGGAAACCGTCATTGACGTCCGCGCCATGTCCCGCCAGCAGGTCGGCAATGGCCATCATGGCATCTTCTTTTTCCGGGTGGGCCTGGAAATGCTTTGAAAATGCCAGGTGCAGAATGGGCCGGCGCGGACCGAGCAGTGCAACGGCTGAACCCGGGTCCCGGCGCAGGGCCGCCTTCACAGCCGGCAGGTCATAAAGGGCAATTTCCAGTCCCAGCAACCCATGGGCCAGGTCCGGTGTGTCGGCCAGCAGGCGGTCCACCACGGAGTTGTGACCATGATACAGCGCAATTTTCAGCCTCTGCTGTTTGCGGGCCCGGTCCATGCCGTTTATCTCAACGGCCAGTTTCAGAGACGGCCAGCTGGCGAAATTATTTTCTTTCGCAATCACATGGAGAAAATCAGCATGGGTCAATTTGCCGGGATCACTGCGCGGCGGGTGAACAGCCAACCGTTCCAGCGCTGCCGGATCGCCGTCATTACAGGCCTTGCGCAAGGTTTTTGCCGCACGGCGAAGGGTATCAAGAGAGTGCATTGTCGGTCTCCTCACATAATGCCCGGGGCTCGCTGTCAGGGCATGAGATCAACCGATGGGTGACTTCGAATATGAGGGGATGCAGATACTGCTTTCCGCGAACCGGGCGGCCTTCCCAACAGGCCGGATCAGTATATCGGCCCGGCAGGTTTTCGCAACTGACGATGTGGCCGTGGGACCGGGTGCCTTTGGCACGTGTTGTATGCGTTCGGCCTGTAGTGGCGTTTAAAGGTGATCACCCTTGCATTTGACATTCTCATACCCATTTATTACCTAACAGACAGGGTTCAGGCCCCCGCCGCTCACAGGCTGATGCCACGGTGAAGTCCTGGAACTGATCTCATTCACCAACTTCGGATGTGTGCGGTCTAATGGCAATGTGAGCACCATTGGTTTTCCGCATTCGACACCTGAATGAGGTTTACAATGAACAGATCATCTCCCCTTCCCCCTATCGACGTCCTGAAAATCCAGGCGAAGCGGTTGCGCGAGGAACTCACTGCCTCAGGCACCGTCATCGGCCACAGCCGTTCACTTGAACTGCTGGCCCATCAGCACGGCTACAAGGACTGGAACACGCTGCATGCCGCAACCGGCAACCGGCCTCCGGCCAGTCCCGTTGCAGCCGGGCAAAGGGTCAGCGGCCACTATCTCGGACAACCGTTTATCGGTGAAGTCAAAGCTCTGGAAACATTCTCGCAGGCCGACAGATTCCGGATCGTGCTGCACTTCGACGAACCGGTAGATGTCGTCACGTTTGACAGTTTCTCAGCCTTTCGCCAGCGCGTTTCGTGCTTTGTCGGGCGCGACGGCATGACGGCTGAGAAGACATCCAACGGCGAACCGCAACTCAGGCTGCAGCTCTGATCCGTTGGGCTCAATCACTATGACAACTGCGGACATGACGCTCTCCAGGCGCCATGTCCGCAGCGTCGGCAATCCGCCCTACATGCTGCGGAAAATACCCTGGCAAACAATCATGATGACCAGGGACACAATCCAGTAACCGGCATCCACGTTTCGGGCATAGCCGGATTTCTTCGCAAACATGCCTCCTGAGTAGGCCAGGACAACAAATGCCAGTGTGGCCAGAATGACGGTGGCGAGAGTGTTTGAAACCGCCGTGACCCCGACAAACCAGCTCATCAGGAACAGTCCGGCCATCTGTGACACCATGGCGCCGATCGGCATCTCATCGGCCGAGCCCATTTCCACGCCAACGCCTTCTGCCCATTTGGGCCCAAACAGCTTTGGCGAGTACCAAAGCCAGCCCGCCAGAAACGAAACAACCGCACCTGCAACAACCGCAAGCCAGCTTACTCCTGTTGTCAATTCCGCCATGTCAGTGCTCCTTGAATGAGTTATTTCGGGAGGCCCTCAACAGGCCCTTCCCGCTCAGTACACTAAAACACTTCTCGCAGAATTGGGGATCGGATTTGCCGATGGACGCCAAGCTTTGCGCAAATCCGTGAATGTTCAGCGTTGACACCGCTCTTCTCAAGTCCCGGCCTTGTGTCGTAGCCTTGCACAGATCTACGTTGTCGGGATTATGCAATTGAACAGGCGAAGCATGCTGACCGGAAGCGCCGCCGCTGGGTTCACCGGTCTGAGGGGATGGCCGGCCATGGCAGCTAAACAACCGGCCCTTGTGGTGCCCGCCGAAGAAGACCGGCATGCGCGCACTTTCATGCAGTGGCCAAGCAGTCGCCAGGTCCATCCGGAAAAGGCGTTCCTGGATATTCTGCAGCAAACCATCGCCGATATAGCCAACAGGATTGCAGAATTTGAACCCGTGGCGCTGCTGGCCGGAGCGGAGGATCATATGTCGGCGCGTAAACGCCTGGCTGCTTCGGTTGAGTTATGGGACATTCCGACGGAAGACCTGTGGTGCAGAGACTCAGGTCCGCTGTTTGCCAGGCAGCCGGACGGCACACTCGCGGTCAGTCATATCCGGTTCAATGGCTGGGGCGGCAGGCAGATTCACAAGAAGGATGGCCTGGTCGCAGCACGGATTGCCAAGCGCCTCGGATTGCCGGTTATCGATTCAGGCCTCAAGGGCGAGGCCGGTGGTGTTGAACATGACGGGCATGGCCTGCTGATGGCGCATGAGAGTTCATGGGTGAACAACAACCGCAATCCCCGCCTGTCCCGTGATGATGTCGAAAAACGCCTGCTGGCCGCTTACGGGGCCGAACGCATGATCTGGTCTGCCGGCGTGGCGGGAGAAGACATCACCGACTACCATATTGACAGCCTTGCCCGTTTTACCGGACCGGGCCGGGTTCTGATCAACCTGCCTGACAAGCCTGACATGAAGGACCCTTTCCATGTCGCAGCGCTTGATACGCATGACACGCTGGTGGCGGCAAAGCTTGATGTCGAGGTCATTCCGGAACCGGTCAGACGGCGCGTCAAGGCCATCGACTTCGTGGCGTCCTACGCCAATTACTATGCCTGCAATGGTGGCGTGATCGCAGCTCAATTCGGTGACCGTGAAGCAGACCGGATCGCAGTCAAAGCGCTGCAGAAACATTATCCCGGCCGCGAAGTTGTCACCCTGAATGTCGATACACTCGGTGAAGTCGGCGGCGGCATTCACTGCGCCACACAACAGATGCCGGCATGATGAACCATCATGGCATGAACCCGACAGGATCGACATGACAGTCAAACGCATCGTTGCCAACATCGCAGCAAACCAAGTTGGCGAAGGCCACAAATTCTACAGCGAACTGCTGGGCCTCAAAGTGGTGATGGACCACGGCTGGATTGTTACCTTCGCAGCAGATCGACCGGCTCCAGTGCAGGTAAGTGTTGCCAGTGAAGGCGGCTCCGGCACACCGGTGCCGGACATCTCGATCGAGGTGGATGATGTGGATCAAGTCCATCAGCGGGCAAAGGCACTTGGATTTGACATCACATACCCGCTAACCAATGAGCCCTGGGGCGTTCGCCGGTTTTTTGTCCGCGATCCGTTTGACAAACTGGTCAATATCATTTCACACACCGGCTAGGGCCCACGCGTTCAGATGGCGGCAGGTTCAGGCCCCCTTTGTCCACCATTCGTGCATGGCATGAAACATGTCCTGCAGATCCATGGCCCTTTGAGTGGCTGAGTATTCCACCCTTGGCGGCACTTCCGCATAAACTTTACGGCTGACAAGACCGTCCTTTTCCAGCGCACGCAGCTGGTTGGTCAGCATCGTCTGGGTGACACCCTCTATCATTCGACGAAGCTCGCTGAACCGCTTGGTGCCTTTAAAAATGAGTATCTGCAGAATGATAAGTTTCCACTTGCCGCCAATCAGCTTGGCGATATCCGGCATAGGGCATAGCGCGCCGTCGTTATCAGACAGGATTGCGGTGCGAATTCCAGCGGTTTCTTCATGGTTTTCCAATGCGTTTTCGCCTTTCATGCCCAATAGTATGTTTTTTGATACTATATACGAAAATTCTGCCTTCTTGTAAAAAAATACTTACAAAACATATCATGCCAACCAACAAGATTTGAAAGGATTGGCATGACAATCACAGTACACACATTCAGCGGATCGCCGCGCGGCTGGCGCGTCCTGCTGGGGCTTGCATTCAAAGACCTCAGTTGGGACACCAATTATCTGAGCCTCGCAGACAGGGACCACAGGAAGCCGGAGTTTCTGTCCCTCAATCCACGGCACACCGTCCCGGTCGTTGAAGCAGACGGGGTTGTTTTACGCGACTCCATTGCAATTCTTGCGTGGCTGGACAGGGAAATCCCTGACAAGCCGCTGTTCGGCAACACACCCGGCCAAGCTGCGGAAATCTGGCAGATTGCAATGGAATGCTGTGACTATCTGCGTGACGCCAACCGGCAATTGCTGTCTGAGGTGTTCTTCGGTGACGATGCCGTGCCGGCCCGGGGAACCGAAAAGCACAAGAGCCTGCGCGCAGCCGTCAAACTTGTGCATGCGGAACAGCGTTATCTGGAAGACCTGTTGAACGATGGCCGTCCCTACCTGGCCGGCGGTGTTCCAAGCGCGGCGGATGCTGTCGCGTTCCCGGAAGTCCGGCTGCTGCAGCGCGCACTTGAAACCAAACATCACATGATGACCAGCCTCGGATTTGAAGCACCCGAACAAACCTGCCCGCAGCTGGCCGCCTGGAAGGTGCGCATCGAGGCGCTGCCGGGCGTTGCGGCAACCAGCCCGGCACACTG includes the following:
- a CDS encoding glyoxalase superfamily protein; this translates as MNRSSPLPPIDVLKIQAKRLREELTASGTVIGHSRSLELLAHQHGYKDWNTLHAATGNRPPASPVAAGQRVSGHYLGQPFIGEVKALETFSQADRFRIVLHFDEPVDVVTFDSFSAFRQRVSCFVGRDGMTAEKTSNGEPQLRLQL
- a CDS encoding VOC family protein, coding for MTVKRIVANIAANQVGEGHKFYSELLGLKVVMDHGWIVTFAADRPAPVQVSVASEGGSGTPVPDISIEVDDVDQVHQRAKALGFDITYPLTNEPWGVRRFFVRDPFDKLVNIISHTG
- a CDS encoding agmatine deiminase family protein, with the protein product MAAKQPALVVPAEEDRHARTFMQWPSSRQVHPEKAFLDILQQTIADIANRIAEFEPVALLAGAEDHMSARKRLAASVELWDIPTEDLWCRDSGPLFARQPDGTLAVSHIRFNGWGGRQIHKKDGLVAARIAKRLGLPVIDSGLKGEAGGVEHDGHGLLMAHESSWVNNNRNPRLSRDDVEKRLLAAYGAERMIWSAGVAGEDITDYHIDSLARFTGPGRVLINLPDKPDMKDPFHVAALDTHDTLVAAKLDVEVIPEPVRRRVKAIDFVASYANYYACNGGVIAAQFGDREADRIAVKALQKHYPGREVVTLNVDTLGEVGGGIHCATQQMPA
- a CDS encoding winged helix-turn-helix transcriptional regulator, with amino-acid sequence MPDIAKLIGGKWKLIILQILIFKGTKRFSELRRMIEGVTQTMLTNQLRALEKDGLVSRKVYAEVPPRVEYSATQRAMDLQDMFHAMHEWWTKGA
- a CDS encoding ankyrin repeat domain-containing protein, coding for MHSLDTLRRAAKTLRKACNDGDPAALERLAVHPPRSDPGKLTHADFLHVIAKENNFASWPSLKLAVEINGMDRARKQQRLKIALYHGHNSVVDRLLADTPDLAHGLLGLEIALYDLPAVKAALRRDPGSAVALLGPRRPILHLAFSKHFQAHPEKEDAMMAIADLLAGHGADVNDGFPFEPGSDHLLSALYGALGHADNMRLAAWLLEHGANPNDNESLYHATELGHRDGLRLLLRHGADPAGTNALLRALDFNDHEAVDLLVKAGADPNEGVSPHPSGEAPMVISALHQAARRMCDAKMANLLLEAGADPDLLYDGMTAHALALVFQNADVAQAIKDAGGSTELPESLQPLIAISEGRAAGVSVDPASLPKECRHMLHNLIHLPGTLPRIKRLVAGGLAFDEADDMDMTPVQLAGWAGLPEVMSFFLDMKPDLNHVNGYGGTLLSTVIHGSENAPQAVNRDHVACARLALQNGVPLPRRAIELAGEDSMAEFLADWADTHPDQSVDHGVA
- a CDS encoding glutathione S-transferase N-terminal domain-containing protein produces the protein MTITVHTFSGSPRGWRVLLGLAFKDLSWDTNYLSLADRDHRKPEFLSLNPRHTVPVVEADGVVLRDSIAILAWLDREIPDKPLFGNTPGQAAEIWQIAMECCDYLRDANRQLLSEVFFGDDAVPARGTEKHKSLRAAVKLVHAEQRYLEDLLNDGRPYLAGGVPSAADAVAFPEVRLLQRALETKHHMMTSLGFEAPEQTCPQLAAWKVRIEALPGVAATSPAHWN
- a CDS encoding DUF1761 family protein produces the protein MAELTTGVSWLAVVAGAVVSFLAGWLWYSPKLFGPKWAEGVGVEMGSADEMPIGAMVSQMAGLFLMSWFVGVTAVSNTLATVILATLAFVVLAYSGGMFAKKSGYARNVDAGYWIVSLVIMIVCQGIFRSM